The following coding sequences are from one Triticum dicoccoides isolate Atlit2015 ecotype Zavitan chromosome 4A, WEW_v2.0, whole genome shotgun sequence window:
- the LOC119284233 gene encoding uncharacterized protein LOC119284233, whose protein sequence is MSNSDLEADPVAPSTQEGQRGENSANVVVDLTLYEFKEQLLLLSTLVSTVTYVAGLNLPGGSWEQDDPGRHIAGDPILPDIHYSRYLAFYYCNATAFTASLVVSLILVILQKKSHVMTSVLRVVMMLNLLSLMGSYGAGSCRDAFTTIYTVVTFSVLVFCIICVFLSYSYLWRYGGNEAHSNSNSNPYSNHDFIPNVREHILFPQAKLKDKENIDALILLATFAITITYVSGLSPPGGFWTSTQDGHHLSEPVLQASGRFRAFFVCNTTSFVVSLLIIVFLLEKMMLGEKLKRPIQMRLAAPYGLIAVTLLGLMGAYAAGSCRADGNTVLVLAIPVCTLLLLAFVSLVWYFNLIYHTINWLKARFKDWFGTPSHRGTRTYASQYLKNTYSLDTLLAILVVSITYQAGLDPPGGIWQEDRDGHKMGHPVLQTTHPTRYKVFFYSNSIAFVTSLIVILMIKRKFSLNRRKLEAALVLDLFCLIMAYGAGSARDVKTSVYMVALAGLILVYIIAHITIIDRKPEPANDSTVRDLEDERKMLLLIAILATTLTYQAGLTPPGGFWSANDQGLGRRAGFSVVRDNYPQRYNTFVYCNAASFMASVSLILLLINPNLYMPGIRSYALYVCMLVGMFGLMGAYATGTSQHLKTSILVLTLVVPVLAFIALLVPLFWFFSKVSHGSSSNTTTTISTSTTTTTTNNNNNQEEGSLEYLILLGILGASMTYQAGLKPPGGLWQDNIHGHYAGNPILHDIDKHRYNAFFYSNSTSIMASVVVVAMLLPLKITRMFYGRKLPLWPVHTIILLDMFCLLVAYATGSTR, encoded by the exons ATGTCCAACAGCGACCTGGAAGCTGATCCAGTAGCACCATCCACCCAGGAGGGGCAGAGGGGAGAGAACTCTGCCAATGTAGTTGTAGACTTAACCCTGTACGAGTTCAAGGAGCAGCTCCTGCTGCTATCAACTCTGGTCTCAACGGTGACCTACGTCGCCGGGCTGAACCTGCCGGGGGGATCCTGGGAGCAGGATGACCCCGGGCGGCACATCGCTGGTGATCCGATCCTGCCAGATATCCACTACAGCCGGTACCTCGCCTTCTACTACTGCAACGCCACCGCATTCACTGCGTCCCTCGTTGTCTCCCTCATCCTCGTTATCCTGCAGAAGAAGAGCCATGTTATGACATCGGTGCTGCGGGtggtgatgatgctcaacctactcAGCCTCATGGGCTCCTACGGTGCCGGGAGCTGCCGGGATGCGTTCACAACCATCTACACGGTGGTAACCTTCTCCGTTTTGGTATTCTGCATCATTTGTGTTTTCTTGTCCTACTCCTACCTCTGGCGCTATGGTGGCAAtgaagcccactccaactccaactcAAACCCTTACTCCAACCACGACTTCATCCCTAACGTCAGGGAACATATCCTTTTCCCACAAGCCAAGTTGAAAGATAAGGAGAATATCGATGCGTTGATATTACTCGCCACCTTCGCAATCACCATTACTTACGTCTCCGGGCTGAGTCCACCTGGTGGATTCTGGACCAGCACCCAGGACGGCCATCATCTGAGCGAGCCGGTGTTACAAGCAAGTGGTCGGTTCCGTGCCTTCTTCGTTTGCAACACCACCTCGTTTGTCGTGTCCCTGCTCATCATCGTGTTTCTCCTCGAGAAGATGATGCTCGGGGAGAAG CTCAAGAGGCCCATCCAAATGCGTCTTGCAGCGCCGTACGGGTTGATCGCGGTCACTTTGCTGGGCCTCATGGGGGCCTATGCTGCTGGGAGCTGCAGAGCGGATGGCAATACTGTCCTAGTCCTCGCGATTCCTGTCTGCACCTTGCTCCTGCTGGCGTTTGTTTCCCTTGTGTGGTATTTCAACCTAATATATCACACAATAAACTGGTTGAAGGCGCGGTTCAAGGACTGGTTCGGCACTCCTAGTCATCGAG GTACCCGCACATACGCCAGCCAATACTTAAAAAACACTTATAGTCTTGATACGCTCCTTGCTATTCTTGTGGTGAGCATCACTTACCAAGCAGGACTAGATCCACCGGGgggcatctggcaagaagatcgggATGGGCATAAAATGGGCCACCCGGTGCTGCAAACGACACATCCTACTAGATACAAAGTGTTCTTCTATAGCAACTCAATCGCTTTTGTCACATCCCTGATAGTCATCCTGATGATCAAAAGGAAGTTTTCACTCAACCGGCGCAAACTTGAAGCAGCCCTGGTGTTGGACCTTTTCTGCCTCATCATGGCCTATGGCGCCGGGAGCGCTAGGGATGTGAAAACATCCGTCTACATGGTCGCCTTGGCAGGCCTCATCCTAGTCTACATCATCGCGCATATAACCATCATAGATCGTAAGCCAGAGCCGGCGAATGATTCTACAGTACGGGATCTAGAAGATGAGCGCAAGATGCTGTTATTGATCGCTATCTTGGCCACAACTCTCACATACCAAGCTGGTCTCACTCCACCTGGTGGCTTTTGGTCAGCAAATGACCAAGGGCTCGGTCGCCGTGCGGGTTTCTCAGTCGTCCGCGACAATTACCCTCAGCGTTACAACACATTCGTTTATTGCAATGCCGCAAGCTTCATGGCGTCTGTAAGCCTCATCCTTCTTCTCATCAATCCAAATCTTTACATGCCAGGTATACGTTCTTATGCGCTCTATGTGTGCATGCTGGTGGGCATGTTTGGCCTCATGGGTGCCTATGCTACCGGAACCTCTCAGCATCTCAAAACCTCCATCCTTGTATTAACCTTAGTTGTCCCAGTGTTAGCCTTCATAGCCTTGTTGGTACCCCTTTTCTGGTTCTTCTCGAAAGTGAGTcatggcagcagcagcaacaccaccaccaccatcagcaccagcaccaccaccaccaccaccaacaacaacaacaaccaagaGGAAGGTTCACTTGAATACTTGATCTTGCTAGGTATCCTAGGTGCAAGTATGACATACCAGGCAGGCCTAAAACCACCAGGCGGCTTGTGGCAAGACAACATTCACGGACACTATGCTGGCAACCCCATTCTCCATGACATCGACAAGCATCGGTACAATGCTTTCTTCTATAGCAACTCCACTTCCATCATGGCCTCAGTTGTGGTGGTTGCCATGCTACTTCCATTGAAAATTACAAGGATGTTTTATGGCCGCAAGCTGCCACTATGGCCAGTGCATACAATCATTCTCCTTGACATGTTTTGCCTGCTTGTAGCCTACGCAACAGGCAGTACTAGGTAG